In the Harmonia axyridis chromosome 3, icHarAxyr1.1, whole genome shotgun sequence genome, one interval contains:
- the LOC123675890 gene encoding WD repeat-containing protein 46, with protein sequence MGKLKRYFPDNDSGTNQDVVVHKANLNKIHVQKNKFKSNARSSNETKKKPNPNPKYKGRIPIPDAVLKKYDKGEGVDQSSIKTKVHRNKIERKEQNIKFATELAARTEILLTEQAGYLEVDPGETTALISQKQIAENVDITSQCKQFDLKLQFGPYRAKYTRNGRHLLLGGRKGHVAAFDWVTKKLHCELNVMESVHDVCFLHIETMFAVAQKNWVYIYDNQGVELHCIKRLNKVSRMEFLPYHFLLATCSDEGYLSWLDVSMGTLVNQFNSNLGKLSVMTQNPWNAVLCVGHSKGVVSMWSPNSREPLAKILCHGSPILGLDVDPRGRYMATSDSNRELKLWDIRQLKGPIRKTYRLSSCATNLAFSQTDMLALGMGNFVEIYRNFTDLNIYMKNQFNFPVGNISFCPYEDVLGVTTTKGFSSMLIPGSGEANFDAFEANPFQSKSQRREAEVKALLEKIQPELITLDPTVISEINVPTLKEKIEERSKLLFIKPPVVEYEPRRKARGKGGSAKIAQNKKIIKEQAMKDFIKERKNSVTILKKGKKKVDILDRF encoded by the exons ATGGGAAAG CTTAAGAGATACTTCCCAGATAACGATAGCGGTACAAATCAAGATGTAGTCGTTCACAAggcaaatttgaataaaattcatgtccaaaaaaataaatttaagtcTAATGCAAGAAgttcgaatgaaacaaaaaagaaacCTAATCCAAACCCAAAATATAAAGGGCGTATCCCTATTCCAGATGCAgtgttgaaaaaatatgataaaggAGAAGGAGTTGATCAATCCAGCATCAAAACTAAGGTACATAGGAATAAAATTGAACGCAAGGAGcagaatataaaatttgccaCTGAATTGGCAGCAAGAACAGAAATATTGTTAACAGAACAAGCAGG atatctGGAAGTGGATCCTGGCGAAACCACAGCACTTATTTCACAGAAGCAAATAGCAGAAAATGTTGATATTACATCTCAATGCAAACAATTTGATCTCAAATTGCAATTTGGACCTTATAGAGCTAAGTATACCAGAAATGGGAGACATTTACTTTTGGGAGGCAGAAAAGGACATGTGGCTGCATTTGATTGGGTCACTAAGAAATTACACTGTGAGCTCAATGTCATGGAATCTGTTCATGATGTATGTTTTCTGCACATAGAAACCATGTTTGCTGTTGCTCAGAAAAATTGGGTATATATTTATGATAATCAGGGAGTAGAGCTACACTGTATCAAGAGGTTGAATAAAGTTTCTAGAATGGAGTTTCTACCATATCACTTCCTATTAGCTACTTGT agTGATGAGGGATATCTCAGCTGGTTAGATGTTTCGATGGGAACATTAGTTAATcagttcaattcaaatttaggAAAATTGTCTGTTATGACTCAAAATCCTTGGAATGCTGTTCTCTGTGTAGGACATTCAAAAGGAGTAGTTTCTATGTGGTCCCCTAACTCAAGAGAACCTCTTGCCAAAATATTGTGTCATGGATCTCCAATTTTAGGATTAGATGTAGATCCTAGAGGAAG GTACATGGCAACATCAGATAGTAATCGTGAATTGAAATTATGGGATATCAGGCAGTTGAAGGGACCAATCCGTAAAACATATAGACTATCATCGTGTGCTACCAACTTAGCATTTTCCCAAACCGACATGTTGGCTCTTGGTAtgggaaattttgttgaaatatatag GAATTTTACTGACTTGAATATATACATGAAAAACCAATTCAATTTTCCCGTgggaaatatatcattttgtccTTACGAAGATGTTCTCGGGGTTACAACTACAAAAGGTTTTTCAAGTATGCTTATTCCTGGGTCTGGAGAAGCCAACTTTGATGCATTCGAGGCCAATCCCTTCCAAAGTAAATCGCAGAGAAGAGAAGCAGAAGTTAAAGCACTGCTTGAGAAAATTCAACCTGAACTAATTACATTGGATCCTACtgttatcagtgaaattaatgtCCCAACATTAAAGGAGAAGATAGAAGAAAGGTCAAAACTTTTG ttcaTTAAACCTCCAGTTGTAGAATATGAACCTAGAAGAAAGGCAAGAGGAAAGGGCGGTAGCGCCAAAATTGcgcaaaacaaaaaaatcataaagGAACAGGCCATGAAG GATTTCATTAAAGAGAGGAAGAACAGTGTTACCAtattaaaaaaaggaaaaaagaaaGTGGATATTTTGGATCGATTTTGA